In Dendropsophus ebraccatus isolate aDenEbr1 unplaced genomic scaffold, aDenEbr1.pat pat_scaffold_677_ctg1, whole genome shotgun sequence, one genomic interval encodes:
- the LOC138778785 gene encoding histone H4, with the protein MSGRGKGGKGLGKGGAKRHRKVLRDNIQGITKPAIRRLARRGGVKRISGLIYEETRGVLKVFLENVIRDAVTYTEHAKRKTVTAMDVVYALKRQGRTLYGFGG; encoded by the coding sequence ATGTCTGGACGCGGCAAAGGAGGAAAAGGTCTCGGTAAGGGCGGCGCCAAGAGGCACAGGAAGgtgctccgggataacatccaggGCATCACCAAGCCCGCTATCCGCCGTCTTGCTCGCAGGGGAGGCGTCAAGAGAATCTCCGGCCTCATCTATGAGGAGACTCGCGGTGTCCTGAAAGTCTTCCTGGAGAACGTGATCCGCGACGCCGTCACCTACACCGAGCACGCCAAGAGGAAGACCGTCACCGCCATGGACGTGGTGTACGCCCTCAAGCGCCAGGGCCGCACTCTCTACGGCTTCGGAGGTTAA
- the LOC138778789 gene encoding histone H1B-like isoform X1, protein MAETAPAAAPPAEPAAKTKKQPKKSPAGGAKKSKKPSGPSVSELLVKAVSASKERSGVSLAALKKALAAGGYDVDKNNSRLKLAIKGLVTKGTLLQVKGSGASGSFKLNKKQQQETKDKAAKPKKPAAAKKVAKSPKKPKKAPSAAKSPKKAKKPAAAAAKKAAKKPKAAPKPKKVTKSPAKKAAKPKAAKSPAKKVAKPKAAKKSPAKKVAKPKAAKKSAAKK, encoded by the coding sequence ATGGCAGAAACCGCGCCAGCCGCTGCTCCTCCCGCCGAACCGGCCGCTAAAACCAAGAAGCAGCCGAAGAAGTCTCCTGCGGGGGGCGCCAAGAAGAGCAAGAAACCTTCCGGTCCCAGCGTGTCCGAGCTGCTCGTCAAAGCCGTGTCTGCCTCCAAGGAGCGCAGCGGGGTGTCCCTTGCGGCCCTGAAGAAGGCTCTGGCTGCCGGAGGCTACGATGTAGACAAGAACAACAGCCGCCTGAAGCTGGCCATCAAGGGGCTGGTGACCAAGGGGACCCTGCTCCAGGTGAAAGGCAGCGGCGCCTCCGGCTCCTTCAAGCTGaacaagaagcagcagcaggagaccaAGGACAAGGCGGCCAAGCCCAAGAAGCCTGCCGCAGCCAAGAAAGTGGCCAAATCTCCTAAGAAGCCGAAGAAGGCTCCGAGCGCGGCCAAGAGCCCGAAAAAGGCCAAGAAGCCTGCAGCGGCCGCCGCCAAGAAAGCGGCCAAGAAGCCGAAGGCTGCTCCCAAGCCCAAGAAAGTCACCAAGAGCCCGGCTAAGAAGGCGGCCAAACCCAAGGCTGCCAAGAGCCCGGCTAAGAAGGTCGCCAAACCCAAGGCTGCCAAGAAGAGCCCGGCTAAGAAGGTCGCCAAACCCAAGGCTGCCAAGAAGAGCGCAGCTAAGAAATAA
- the LOC138778786 gene encoding histone H4 has protein sequence MSGRGKGGKGLGKGGAKRHRKVLRDNIQGITKPAIRRLARRGGVKRISGLIYEETRGVLKVFLENVIRDAVTYTEHAKRKTVTAMDVVYALKRQGRTLYGFGG, from the coding sequence ATGTCTGGACGCGGCAAAGGAGGAAAAGGTCTCGGTAAGGGCGGCGCCAAGAGGCACAGGAAGgtgctccgggataacatccaggGCATCACCAAGCCCGCTATCCGCCGTCTTGCTCGCAGGGGAGGCGTGAAGCGAATCTCCGGCCTCATCTATGAAGAGACTCGCGGTGTCCTGAAAGTCTTCTTGGAGAATGTGATCCGCGACGCCGTCACCTACACCGAGCACGCCAAGAGGAAGACCGTCACCGCCATGGACGTGGTGTACGCCCTCAAGCGCCAGGGCCGCACTCTCTACGGCTTCGGAGGTTAA
- the LOC138778768 gene encoding histone H2A type 1-like: MTGRGKQGGKVRAKAKTRSSRAGLQFPVGRVHRLLRKGNYAERVGAGAPVYLAAVLEYLTAEILELAGNAARDNKKTRIIPRHLQLAVRNDEELNKLLGGVTIAQGGVLPNIQAVLLPKKTESSKAAKSK, from the coding sequence ATGACTGGACGCGGCAAACAAGGAGGCAAGGTCCGTGCTAAGGCCAAGACCCGCTCCTCCCGGGCAGGACTGCAGTTCCCCGTCGGTCGTGTGCACAGGCTTCTCCGCAAGGGAAACTACGCTGAGAGGGTTGGCGCCGGCGCTCCGGTCTACCTGGCCGCCGTGCTGGAGTATCTGACCGCTGAGATCCTGGAGTTGGCCGGCAATGCCGCCCGGGACAACAAGAAGACCCGCATCATCCCCCGTCACCTGCAGCTGGCCGTCCGCAACGACGAGGAGCTCAACAAGCTGCTGGGTGGGGTGACCATCGCCCAGGGAGGCGTCCTTCCCAACATCCAGGCCGTGCTGCTGCCCAAGAAGACCGAGAGCAGCAAAGCGGCCAAGAGCAAGTGA
- the LOC138778773 gene encoding histone H2B 1.1 has protein sequence MPDPAKSAPAPKKGSKKAVTKTQKKDGKKRRKSRKESYAIYVYKVLKQVHPDTGISSKAMGIMNSFVNDIFERIAGEASRLAHYNKRSTITSREIQTAVRLLLPGELAKHAVSEGTKAVTKYTSAK, from the coding sequence ATGCCTGATCCCGCCAAGTCTGCCCCAGCGCCCAAGAAGGGCTCCAAGAAAGCCGTGACCAAGACCCAGAAGAAGGACGGCAAGAAGCGAAGGAAGAGCAGGAAGGAAAGCTACGCCATCTACGTGTACAAGGTGCTCAAGCAGGTCCACCCTGACACCGGTATCTCCTCCAAGGCCATGGGCATCATGAACTCGTTCGTCAACGACATCTTCGAGCGCATCGCAGGGGAAGCCTCTCGCCTGGCTCACTACAACAAGCGCTCTACCATCACCTCCCGGGAGATCCAGACCGCCGTGCGCCTGCTGCTGCCGGGAGAGCTGGCCAAGCACGCCGTGTCCGAGGGCACCAAGGCCGTCACCAAGTACACCAGCGCCAAGTGA
- the LOC138778789 gene encoding histone H1B-like isoform X2 — MAETAPAAAPPAEPAAKTKKQPKKSPAGGAKKSKKPSGPSVSELLVKAVSASKERSGVSLAALKKALAAGGYDVDKNNSRLKLAIKGLVTKGTLLQVKGSGASGSFKLNKKQQQETKDKAAKPKKPAAAKKVAKSPKKPKKAPSAAKSPKKAKKPAAAAAKKAAKKPKAAPKPKKVTKSPAKKAAKPKAAKSPAKKVAKPKAAKKSAAKK, encoded by the exons ATGGCAGAAACCGCGCCAGCCGCTGCTCCTCCCGCCGAACCGGCCGCTAAAACCAAGAAGCAGCCGAAGAAGTCTCCTGCGGGGGGCGCCAAGAAGAGCAAGAAACCTTCCGGTCCCAGCGTGTCCGAGCTGCTCGTCAAAGCCGTGTCTGCCTCCAAGGAGCGCAGCGGGGTGTCCCTTGCGGCCCTGAAGAAGGCTCTGGCTGCCGGAGGCTACGATGTAGACAAGAACAACAGCCGCCTGAAGCTGGCCATCAAGGGGCTGGTGACCAAGGGGACCCTGCTCCAGGTGAAAGGCAGCGGCGCCTCCGGCTCCTTCAAGCTGaacaagaagcagcagcaggagaccaAGGACAAGGCGGCCAAGCCCAAGAAGCCTGCCGCAGCCAAGAAAGTGGCCAAATCTCCTAAGAAGCCGAAGAAGGCTCCGAGCGCGGCCAAGAGCCCGAAAAAGGCCAAGAAGCCTGCAGCGGCCGCCGCCAAGAAAGCGGCCAAGAAGCCGAAGGCTGCTCCCAAGCCCAAGAAAGTCACCAAGAGCCCGGCTAAGAAGGCGGCCAAACCCAAGGCTGCCAAGAGCCCGGCTAAGAAG GTCGCCAAACCCAAGGCTGCCAAGAAGAGCGCAGCTAAGAAATAA